One Falco biarmicus isolate bFalBia1 chromosome 9, bFalBia1.pri, whole genome shotgun sequence genomic region harbors:
- the WNT8B gene encoding protein Wnt-8b, which yields MVVVVPKVFFRISFLPLYLDFVFHMDPYLGIFFLTPFFQSCCAWSVNNFLMTGPKAYLIYSSSVAAGAQSGIEECKFQFAWDRWNCPERALQLSSHGGLRSANRETAFVHAISSAGVMYTLTRNCSLGDFDNCGCDDSRNGQLGGQGWLWGGCSDNVGFGEAISKQFVDALETGQDARAAMNLHNNEAGRKAVKGTMKRTCKCHGVSGSCTTQTCWLQLPEFREVGAYLKERYHKALKVDLLQGAGNSAASRGAIAETFSSISKKELVHLEDSPDYCLENKTLGLLGTEGRECLKRGKALSKWEKRSCRRLCGDCGLAVEERRAEMVSSCNCKFHWCCAVRCEQCRKRVTKYFCVRKEKRERSRGAGASRKLKRKL from the exons atggtggtggtggtacccaaggttttttttaggatctcctttctccctctttatTTGGATTTTGTATTTCACATGGACCCTTATCTGGGCATCTTCTTCCTCACTCCCTTCTTCCAATCCTGCTGTGCTTG GTCAGTGAATAATTTCCTGATGACGGGCCCCAAG GCCTATCTCATCTACTCCAGCAGCGTGGCGGCTGGGGCGCAGAGCGGCATCGAGGAATGCAAGTTCCAGTTTGCCTGGGACCGCTGGAACTGCCCTGAGAGGGcactgcagctctccagccatggtgggctgcgcAGCG CAAACCGAGAAACTGCGTTTGTCCATGCCATCAGCTCCGCGGGCGTCATGTACACGCTCACCCGGAACTGCAGCCTGGGGGACTTTGACAACTGTGGCTGCGACGACTCCCGCAATGGGCAGCTGG GGGGGCAAGGCTGGCTGTGGGGAGGCTGCAGCGACAACGTGGGCTTTGGGGAAGCCATTTCCAAGCAGTTTGTGGATGCCCTGGAGACTGGACAAGATGCCAGAGCTGCTATGAACCTGCATAACAACGAGGCGGGTAGAAAG GCTGTGAAAGGGACCATGAAGCGAACCTGCAAATGCCACGGCGTATCAGGGAGCTGCACCACCCAgacctgctggctgcagctgcccgAGTTCCGGGAGGTGGGTGCTTACCTCAAGGAGAGGTACCACAAAGCCCTGAAGGTGGACTTGCTGCAGGGGGCAGGGAACAGTGCTGCCAGCCGGGGAGCCATTGCCGAGACCTTCAGCTCCATCTCCAAGAAGGAGCTGGTCCATTTAGAAGACTCTCCTGACTACTGCCTGGAGAACAAGacgctggggctgctgggcacgGAAGGCAGGGAGTGTCTGAAGAGGGGCAAGGCACTCAGCAAGTGGGAGAAGCGGAGCTGCCGGCGGCTGTGTGGGGACTGCGGGCTGGCAGTGGAGGAGAGGCGAGCCGAGATGGTGTCCAGCTGCAACTGCAAGTTCCACTGGTGCTGTGCCGTGCGGTGTGAGCAGTGCCGCAAAAGGGTCACCAAGTATTTCTGCGTCCGCAAGGAGAAGCGGGAGCGgagcaggggtgctggggccagccGCAAGCTCAAGAGAAAGCTCTAA